The proteins below come from a single Lasioglossum baleicum chromosome 20, iyLasBale1, whole genome shotgun sequence genomic window:
- the LOC143218922 gene encoding putative rRNA-processing protein EBP2 homolog: protein MKVKKSVRKAKKVAESSESDSEYNSSDEELREAFASGLLKPGLNTVTEETNKPHKNSVNLMKQKLDVLKCTLPWLERLDMINRLAPLAPELAMEMQQQELRRSNELKGNKKLPQYDPGDDPVLNDFRRETMFHRQAQDAVLDGIQRLKNLGVPTTRPDDYFAEMAKSDTHMQKVREDLTRKQTIAQRSEKVRQMRQQRKVAKQMQVEATLKKHAEKRKMLEEVKKYRKGVRQDLDFLDDKKKPQRKGMDPKALAKKRMKDSKYGFGGKKRGNKQNTRSSSADVSEYKRPSKPGDSRNRGGKRKDFKSQGGRAKDFKSQGGRTKDFKSRGGRTKDFKSKGGKMNQRVGKNRRVQMKAKNRR from the exons atgaagGTGAAAAAGTCGGTGAGAAAGGCTAAGAAGGTGGCAGAGTCTTCAGAATCAGATTCCGAGTACAACAGTTCCGACGAAGAA CTGCGCGAAGCCTTTGCCAGTGGTTTACTGAAGCCTGGACTGAACACGGTCACCGAGGAAACGAATAAACCGCACAAAAATTCCGTG AATCTTATGAAACAGAAACTGGACGTGCTTAAGTGCACTCTGCCATGGCTAGAAAGGTTGGACATGATAAACAGACTAGCACCGCTGGCTCCAGAGTTAGCGATGGAGATGCAACAGCAGGAGTTGAGGCGTTCGAACGAGCTCAAGGGGAACAAGAAGTTACCGCAATACGATCCCGGTGACGATCCTGTCTTGAACGACTTCAGGAGAGAAACAATGTTCCACAGACAGGCTCAGGATGCTGTATTAGATGGTATCCAAAGGCTGAAGAATCTTGGCGTGCCGACGACCAGGCCAGATGACTATTTTGCTGAAATGGCCAAGTCGGACACACACATGCAGAAGGTCAGGGAAGATCTGACAAGGAAACAGACTATAGCGCAGAGATCAGAGAAGGTTAGGCAGATGAGACAGCAGAGGAAGGTTGCTAAACAGATGCAAGTTGAAGCTACGCTAAAGAAGCATGCAGAGAAGAGGAAAATGTTGGAGGAGGTGAAGAAGTATCGTAAAGGTGTGAGACAAGACCTAGATTTCCTAGATGATAAAAAGAAACCCCAACGTAAGGGAATGGACCCGAAAGCTCTAGCCAAGAAGAGAATGAAAGATTCGAAGTATGGTTTCGGTGGGAAAAAACGGGGTAATAAGCAAAACACGAGGTCCAGTTCCGCGGACGTTTCGGAATACAAGAGGCCGTCGAAACCGGGTGATTCAAGGAACAGAGGGGGAAAGAGGAAGGATTTCAAGAGTCAAGGGGGGAGGGCAAAGGATTTCAAGAGTCAAGGGGGGAGGACAAAGGATTTCAAGAGTAGAGGGGGGAGAACGAAGGATTTCAAAAGTAAAGGGGGGAAAATGAATCAGAGAGTAGGGAAAAATCGTAGGGTTCAAATGAAGGCAAAGAATAGACGATAA
- the LOC143218923 gene encoding uncharacterized protein LOC143218923, with protein sequence MTDSDKKPMSRVLKLANKFNCFYLSGFHTGECRAFVVDGQQVGLVRPDVIKELLNYPQVFQVHPEYVQLNPAYRDYAERSARVDEVLREWQAGGKFVTLRGWREECYEVRAQFNTPPLFKMDRSATCLFGIRKYGVDINGYVNDPVKGLSIWLQKRSPNKQTWPGYWDNMVSGGLSVGYGINETAIKEAGEEASIPNNLVAKLKSAGCVSLFFESERGLFPNTEFVYDLELPPDFVPSNNDGEVETFELLPVNECLERILSSHFKTTSVPVALDFLIRHGHITAENEPNFIQIVELLHVPLQTLYNQPQKKCKIATNGEAIESLDRI encoded by the exons ATGACGGATAGTGATAAGAAACCGATGTCACGCGTACTAAAGCTCGCCAACAAGTTCAACTGCTTTTACCTGTCTG GTTTCCATACAGGTGAATGCAGGGCATTCGTTGTCGATGGACAGCAAGTGGGGCTTGTGCGTCCAGATGTGATAAAGGAATTGTTAAATTACCCTCAG GTGTTCCAAGTACATCCGGAGTATGTGCAACTGAATCCGGCATATCGGGACTACGCCGAGAGGAGTGCCCGTGTCGACGAGGTTCTGAGGGAATGGCAGGCCGGTGGAAAGTTTGTGACCCTACGGGGCTGGAGAGAGGAGTGCTACGAAGTGCGTGCACAGTTCAACACACCTCCTCTGTTCAAAATGGACCGATCTGCTACAT GTCTATTCGGGATCCGTAAGTACGGCGTGGACATTAACGGGTACGTCAACGACCCGGTGAAGGGTCTGTCAATATGGTTGCAAAAACGTAGCCCAAACAAGCAGACCTGGCCAGGCTATTGGGATAACATGGTCAGCGGCGGATTGAGTGTAGGCTATGGCATCAACGAGACCGCTATCAAAGAAGCCGGGGAAGAAGCCAGCATCCCCAATAACCTTGTCGCAAAGCTGAAGAGCGCCGGCTGCGTATCGCTGTTCTTCGAGAGCGAAAGGGGCCTGTTCCCAAACACtgaatttgtctacgaccttgAGCTACCACCCGATTTCGTGCCCAGCAACAACGACGGCGAGGTGGAGACTTTCGAGTTGCTTCCAGTCAACGAATGCCTAGAAAGGATATTGTCCTCGCACTTCAAGACGACATCAGTACCAGTTGCTCTCGACTTTTTAATTAGACATGGACACATTACCGCCGAGAATG AGCCTAATTTTATACAAATCGTGGAACTGCTTCATGTACCCCTGCAGACCCTGTACAATCAACCAcaaaaaaagtgtaaaatagCCACCAACGGCGAGGCGATCGAGTCCCTAGACAGAATTTAA
- the LOC143218920 gene encoding quinone oxidoreductase-like protein 2 yields MSATLSRRILTNFCKNHLGKFPIRTRLIRFSTTARYSKPNLDSKSAPVPETISAAVLKHFGGPLVVDNFEPPKISQPNEVIVDVQYCALSASDVLLAENSYTFQPNLPKILGQEFVGNLVQVGEEAQKNGYNIGDKVIALNKDCFGGLSEQCIANVEDIWKIPAEVKTIEAISLIDDYVSALLALESKVNLQEDDIIIINVGMSSIGLAAVDLATNVYKAQVIGVCATEEGASIARGKGSVLATLKFKDGKVMKQLEEVAAEKDIKEIFADADGEHLKKVISCFTSIYKKGATMKDLLRDDNFAVVVHHLSREGRVIIAGSTATITENDSDRFSVSGFNLREYKEKKPEEYRQAGEDVLQFFEEGLIKPTCALTVGLCNVNEAVGFIQKSKSPGKVIIDVRNKEAEAKLADKE; encoded by the exons ATGTCGGCCACACTAAGCAGGAgaattttaacaaatttttgtaaaaatcatCTCGGAAAGTTTCCAATACGAACGAGATTGATCAGATTCAGCACCACAGCGAGGTACAGCAAACCTAACCTAGATAGCAAGAGCGCTCCGGTTCCTGAAACAATTTCTGCCGCAGTGCTGAAACACTTCGGCGGTCCTCTGGTTGTAGATAATTTTGAGCCTCCTAAAATATCGCAACCGAACGAA GTCATCGTAGACGTGCAGTATTGCGCTCTGAGTGCATCGGACGTGTTGCTAGCCGAAaattcgtacacctttcaacCGAATTTGCCGAAGATACTTGGTCAGGAGTTTGTCGGCAATTTGGTCCAGGTTGGAGAGGAGGCACAGAAAAATGGATACAACATAGGGGACAAGGTGATCGCACTCAACAAAGACTGCTTCGGAGGTCTCAGTGAACAATGCATAGCTAACGTTGAA GATATTTGGAAGATACCAGCTGAAGTTAAGACCATCGAAGCAATCAGTCTGATCGATGACTATGTCTCCGCATTGCTTGCGTTAGAGAGCAAAGTGAATCTCCAGGAGGATGATATCATTATCATCAATGTGGGGATGAGCAGCATTGGTCTGGCTGCTGTTGACCTTGCTACTAATGTTTACAAAGCTCAG GTGATCGGGGTCTGTGCCACCGAAGAAGGGGCAAGCATAGCCAGAGGCAAGGGTTCAGTCCTcgcgaccttgaaattcaaggacGGCAAGGTAATGAAACAATTAGAGGAGGTAGCAGCTGAGAAAGACATTAAGGAAATCTTTGCCGATGCCGACGGGGAGCACTTGAAAAAAGTGATCAGCTG CTTCACCAGTATCTACAAAAAAGGCGCGACAATGAAAGACTTGTTGCGAGACGACAACTTCGCTGTAGTTGTACATCATCTATCTCGCGAAG GCCGGGTAATAATTGCCGGATCAACTGCGACCATAACGGAGAACGATTCGGATCGTTTCAGTGTGTCTGGGTTCAATTTGAGAGAGTACAAGGAAAAGAAACCCGAGGAATATCG CCAAGCTGGCGAGGAcgttttacaatttttcgaGGAGGGTCTGATTAAACCAACCTGCGCCCTGACTGTCGGTCTGTGCAATGTAAACGAGGCAGTAGGGTTCATACAAAAGAGCAAATCACCTGGAAAA GTCATAATCGATGTAAGGAACAAGGAGGCTGAAGCGAAATTAGCGGACAAAGAATAA